One region of Eleutherodactylus coqui strain aEleCoq1 chromosome 5, aEleCoq1.hap1, whole genome shotgun sequence genomic DNA includes:
- the LOC136627239 gene encoding serine/threonine-protein kinase SBK1-like, with the protein MASSTRDVQLILDGLVSLASQGLQEIDLQENFCVIQKLGDGGYGSVLMVQDKKTDQKMALKLLDRNKTTEFAFLMEFSKSFFLSSHPNIIGSFGTAFKTWNFFAFAQELSIGDLCSLITPHDGLPEDTVKRCAVQISSALEFIDSKGLVHLDIKPENILVFDEDCYCIKMTDFGLSCIKGTIAKTRIGTVSYMAPEMSQVTDKDSLLVDFPLDVWSFGIVLYCLLTGEFPWQSAVSTDKAYSSFVEWQCNMENIEPPSPWSRFPPGALKMFNGLLAIDCSKRSKSCEVLLFLEECWKQEIIDSSEGTSSDADTTNVSVEFELSKCHQKSDIWKDAHASPLSKVSYSSISATSLLSTISGVMSKDLALTRRILESVVDEWS; encoded by the exons ATGGCCTCCAGTACACGAGATGTGCAGCTTATCCTGGACGGACTTGTCTCCCTTGCTTCCCAGGGTCTACAGGAGATAGATCTTCAGGAGAACTTCTGTGTGATACAGAAGCTGGGAGATGGTGGCTATGGTTCTGTGCTCATGGTACAAGACAAGAAAACAG ATCAGAAAATGGCATTAAAGCTGCTTGACAGGAACAAAACAACTGAATTTGCCTTCCTCATGGAGTTCAGCAAgtccttctttctctcctctcatcCCAATATTATTGGAAGCTTTGGCACTGCCTTTAAGACTTGGAACTTCTTTGCCTTTGCCCAGGAACTGTCGATTGGCGATTTGTGCTCTCTTATAACACCTCAT GATGGACTCCCGGAAGACACGGTAAAGAGGTGTGCGGTGCAGATCTCCAGTGCCCTAGAATTCATAGACAGTAAAGGGCTGGTGCATTTGGATATCAAACCAGAGAACATTTTGGTGTTTGATGAGGACTGCTACTGTATAAAAATGACGGACTTTGGTCTTTCATGTATTAAAGGAACAATAGCTAAAACCAGGATCGGCACTGTTTCATACATGGCTCCAGAGATGAGCCAAGTTACCGATAAGGATTCTTTGCTTGTAGACTTCCCCCTGGATGTATGGTCCTTTGGTATTGTCCTCTACTGTTTGCTCACAGGCGAATTTCCTTGGCAGTCAGCAGTTTCCACAGACAAAGCTTATAGCAGTTTTGTTGAATGGCAATGTAATATGGAGAATATTGAGCCGCCATCCCCATGGAGCAGATTTCCACCTGGAGCTCTGAAGATGTTCAATGGTCTTTTAGCAATAGACTGTAGTAAGAGGAGTAAATCTTGTGAAGTTTTGTTGTTCTTGGAGGAATGTTGGAAACAAGAAATCATCGACTCCTCTGAAGGAACCTCAAGCGATGCAGATACCACAAATGTATCTGTCGAATTTGAGCTTTCGAAATGTCACCAAAAGTCTGACATCTGGAAAGACGCACATGCAAGTCCCCTATCAAAGGTCTCCTACAGCAGCATATCAGCGACTTCTCTACTAAGTACTATATCTGGGGTGATGAGTAAGGATTTGGCGCTCACTAGAAGGATACTGGAGAGTGTAGTAGATGAGTGGTCTTGA
- the LOC136627238 gene encoding serine/threonine-protein kinase SBK1-like has protein sequence MASSTRDVQLILEGLVSLASQGLQEIDLQENFCVMQKLGDGGYGSVLMVQDKKTDQKMALKLLDRNKTTEFAFLMEFSKSFFLSSHPNIIGSFGTAFKTWDYFAFAQELSIVDLCSLITPHDGLPEDTVKRCAVQISSALEFIDSKGLVHLDIKPENILVFDEDCYCIKITDFGLSCIKGIIAKTRIGTVSYMAPEMSQVTDKDSLLVDFPLDVWSFGIVLYCLLTGEFPWQSAVSTDKAYSSFVEWQCNMENIEPPSPWSRFPPGALKMFNGLLAIDCSKRSKSGEVLLFLEECWKQEIIDSSEGTLSDADTTNVSVEFELSKCHQKSDIWKNAHANPLSNVSYSSILTTSLLSTISGYLASDSSEYDSETPLEDWKDG, from the exons ATGGCCTCCAGTACACGAGATGTGCAGCTTATCCTGGAAGGACTTGTCTCCCTTGCTTCCCAGGGTCTACAGGAGATAGATCTTCAGGAAAACTTCTGTGTGATGCAGAAGCTGGGAGATGGTGGCTATGGTTCTGTGCTCATGGTACAAGACAAGAAAACAG ATCAGAAAATGGCATTAAAGCTCCTTGACAGGAACAAAACAACTGAATTTGCCTTCCTCATGGAGTTCAGCAAGTCCTTCTTCCTCTCCTCTCATCCCAATATTATTGGAAGCTTTGGCACTGCCTTCAAGACTTGGGACTACTTTGCCTTTGCCCAGGAACTGTCGATTGTCGATTTGTGCTCTCTTATTACACCTCAT GATGGACTCCCGGAAGACACAGTAAAGAGATGTGCGGTGCAGATCTCCAGTGCCCTAGAATTCATAGACAGTAAAGGGCTGGTGCATTTGGATATCAAACCAGAGAACATTTTGGTGTTTGATGAGGACTGCTACTGTATAAAAATTACGGACTTTGGTCTTTCATGTATTAAAGGAATAATAGCTAAAACCAGGATTGGCACTGTTTCATACATGGCTCCAGAGATGAGCCAAGTTACCGACAAGGATTCTTTGCTTGTAGACTTCCCCTTGGATGTATGGTCCTTTGGTATTGTCCTCTACTGTTTGCTCACAGGCGAATTTCCTTGGCAGTCAGCAGTTTCCACAGACAAAGCTTATAGCAGTTTTGTTGAATGGCAATGTAATATGGAGAATATTGAGCCACCATCACCGTGGAGCAGATTTCCACCTGGAGCTCTGAAGATGTTCAATGGTCTTTTAGCCATAGACTGTAGTAAGAGGAGTAAATCTGGTGAAGTTTTGTTGTTCTTGGAGGAATGTTGGAAACAAGAAATCATCGACTCCTCTGAAGGAACCTTAAGCGATGCAGATACCACAAATGTATCTGTCGAATTTGAGCTTTCGAAATGTCACCAAAAGTCTGATATCTGGAAAAACGCACATGCAAATCCCCTATCAAACGTCTCCTACAGCAGCATATTAACGACTTCTCTACTAAGTACTATATCTGGCTATTTGGCTTCTGACAGCTCTGAGTATGATAGTGAGACTCCTCTAGAAGATTGGAAGGATGGATGA